The genomic interval ATAAAAATCGAAACTTTCGATCAATCTTCttcaacaagaagaagaaactgaAACCGAGAAGAGGCCTCGTGGATGCCATTGGGAACACTCCTGTGATTCGAATCAACAGCCTCTCCGAAGCCACTGGCTGTGAGGTAAGTTCTGTTCTCGATCTTTTCCTCTCTTCaagcttcaattttttatccttgtttcatttcaagctttgaatttttttttttttttgccttttctaATGCTATTGTAATATTGTTGATTTCTGTTTTTGAATTTAGCCACtgatttttacttttgatgTTTGGTTGGCTTGTGGGTTGTTTTAGATTCTTGGAAAGTGCGAGTTTTTGAATCCAGGGGGCAGCGTGAAAGATAGAGTTGCTGTCAAGATTATTGAAGAggtaaattgttttaattctctattttattgctttgaaattctgagaAATAAAATCAGAAAATGTTGTATTTGATTTATGTAAACGGTTATAATTTTTCTGACGTTAATGGTGTTTCGAGATTTTAGCTTGCATTGCTTGTAAATGTTGAATAACTTGGTAGTTGCTTCATTTTCCTAAGGCATAATGTACATCGTGTTACTTTGTGCAGGCTATTGAATCCGGCAAGCTAACTCGGGGTGGGGTGGTTACTGAGGGGAGTGCTGGAAGCACCGCCATAAGCCTCGCTACAGTTGCTCCCACCTATGGATGCAAATGCCTTGTTGTTATTCCTGATGATGCTGCCATAGAGAAGGTATGTATTTATGTACTTTTAATGAGTTCCCAGACATTTGAATGTATGCTTCATACTCTCAGGTTTTGTTGCATTATCTTTAAAAGACTTTGAATAGTTAGAGTATACTCAGGGCATTGAAAGACATATTTCCTTGAGAGTCCTGTTGCTGCCTTGTGTGAGATATCTGTATCCTAGACAATTTTTTATGATGCAAGCTAAAAGTATCAAAGAGATTATTGTTTCCTAGGCAGATCCTATAATCAATTTTGAATACATATTTAGTTATCTACCATAGTCTGCTAAGTATAACTTTGTTAATAATTCtagggaaattatcaatcgtatacccttagtttactccaTTATCAAATTTACTACAACACTTTCAGGACATATCAGTCATCctccctaagttgacaaaatatatatgtcgTCCACCAAACTGTTAGTTGccatttaaatatgatgatGTCAGAGGGGTAATCTAGTCTTTttatatgatacaagtgataatttaagggtatataagtgataataagagattttaagggtatataagtgataattttcaagggtaaaatcgtcaattcgTTACTgttccgttaactttcaaacggcagCTAACGGTTTAGTGGACGGCAGATaacttttgtcaatttagggtggacgattgatgcACCcttaaagtgttgtagtattttttataaaagcacaaatttagggtatacgaatgataatttcccataattctatcaaaaaaaaaggatgtgCTCCTTAAATTTCCTttgtattattgattttatttacattacaATTATGGAAGGTTGACATGCAACTTATTTATGCATTCTAAAAGGTGGCAATGCAGCAGTTAAGTACCTGGAAAGTGATACATCCCTTAGACCGAACTACTGAGATGGATTAAACTTATTGTTTAAACTCATTGAACATGTAGGAGATGAACCCTATTGTATTCTTTGCAATCATTTTGCCCTTTGTTTCTTTGTACTGCAATGCATTAAACTGTGTCTCTCTTGAAACTTTTCTCAGTCTCAAATACTTGAGGCTCTTGGAGCTACTGTAGAAAGGGTGAGACCAGTTTCAATTACACACAGAGACCACTTTGTCAATGTTGCAAGGAGACGGGCATTGGAAGCAAATGAGTTAGCATCAAAGCGTAGAAGAGCAGTCGACAAGGATGGAAAAGAGCTAGAGCATATCAATGGTTATGGATCTGATGGAGCAATACAAAGTTCAAAGTTTCCAAGTGATTGTACTGGTGGTTTCTTTGCAGATCAGTTTGAAAATTTAGCAAACTTCAGAGCGCACTATGAGGGTACTGGGCCTGAGATTTGGGAACAGACTGGTGGTGAATTAGATGCATTTGTTGCGGCTGCGGGCACAGGTGGCACTGTGGCTGGGGTTTCCAGGTTTCTCCAGGTTtcattcttttccttttctcattTGTTATTCATATTATGCTGTCAACGTTGCTTAAATTCTCCGAAACATgttcaacaggaaaataatcCCAACATCAAATGCTTTCTGATTGATCCTCCTGGTTCTAGTTTGTTTAACAAGGTAACTAGAGGAGTGATGTACACTAAAGAGGAAGCTGAAGGACGAAGATTAAAGAATCCATTTGACACAATAACAGAGGGGATCGGAATCAAcagattaactcaaaattttatgatggcAAAACTTGATGGGGCTTTTCGAGGCACAGATAGGGAGGCTGTTGAAATGTCAAGGTTAGTCCACGCTAAGCTCTTTCATTGTTGAGAGGGTTTAGATTCTTTGGATATTGAGGAATCAAAGATGGTGGAATTATGCTgcttgtatttttatttttgtcccGATCTGGCTAATATGCTATTGTGAGGAATTCCTTATTTCCCACGTCTCATTTCTGTAAATGAGAATGTTTTCCTTCCATCCATTAATTATCATCAATAGACTGGTTTAGTCAGTTTTAACATATATACTCTTTACTTGTACAGGTTTCTTGTGAAGAATGATGGGCTCTTTCTTGGGAGCTC from Citrus sinensis cultivar Valencia sweet orange chromosome 9, DVS_A1.0, whole genome shotgun sequence carries:
- the LOC102610473 gene encoding cysteine synthase 2 isoform X2; amino-acid sequence: MAPVTVRATGAIGAAAGIAIAVVTYCTLYKPNKNRNFRSIFFNKKKKLKPRRGLVDAIGNTPVIRINSLSEATGCEILGKCEFLNPGGSVKDRVAVKIIEEAIESGKLTRGGVVTEGSAGSTAISLATVAPTYGCKCLVVIPDDAAIEKSQILEALGATVERVRPVSITHRDHFVNVARRRALEANELASKRRRAVDKDGKELEHINGYGSDGAIQSSKFPSDCTGGFFADQFENLANFRAHYEGTGPEIWEQTGGELDAFVAAAGTGGTVAGVSRFLQENNPNIKCFLIDPPGSSLFNKVTRGVMYTKEEAEGRRLKNPFDTITEGIGINRLTQNFMMAKLDGAFRGTDREAVEMSRFLVKNDGLFLGSSSAMNCVGAVRVAQSLGPGHTIVTILCDSGMRHLSKFYDVHYLSQQGLTPAAAGLEFLGIK
- the LOC102610473 gene encoding cysteine synthase 2 isoform X1, whose protein sequence is MAPVTVRATGAIGAAAGIAIAVVTYCTLYKPNKNRNFRSIFFNKKKKLKPRRGLVDAIGNTPVIRINSLSEATGCEILGKCEFLNPGGSVKDRVAVKIIEEAIESGKLTRGGVVTEGSAGSTAISLATVAPTYGCKCLVVIPDDAAIEKSQILEALGATVERVRPVSITHRDHFVNVARRRALEANELASKRRRAVDKDGKELEHINGYGSDGAIQSSKFPSDCTGGFFADQFENLANFRAHYEGTGPEIWEQTGGELDAFVAAAGTGGTVAGVSRFLQVSFFSFSHLLFILCCQRCLNSPKHVQQENNPNIKCFLIDPPGSSLFNKVTRGVMYTKEEAEGRRLKNPFDTITEGIGINRLTQNFMMAKLDGAFRGTDREAVEMSRFLVKNDGLFLGSSSAMNCVGAVRVAQSLGPGHTIVTILCDSGMRHLSKFYDVHYLSQQGLTPAAAGLEFLGIK